The sequence atatacaatgtacaatgtctctctctctctctcgctctctctctctacctctctaccactatctctctaccgctctacatctctctctctctctctcgctctctctctctctctctctctctacctctctacctctttctctctctctctctacctctctacctctctctctctctccctttctctctacctctttctttctctctctatctatctcgctctctttctctctctctatctctctctctctacctctttctatctctttctctctttcactctctctctctctctctctctctctctctccctctacctctttatctctcgatctctctttttctctctctctatctcccattTTCTTTATTTCCAACTTGTTGATGTAATAACAGAGAGGATTGAGAATGGTCAACACATACATTGTCCAGAGCACTGAAAATACACTTGAAAACACTATTGGTCGAATGCAGATAATTGGTTTTGATAATGTAGTGTTCGGTCGGACGCATTTATTAACCTTCACTCTGTTGCCTCACTCTTGAGTACAGTGGTATTGTGTCCTGAATTGCATCCCCTACTAATAGATTCTAATACATAACTGATTGCGCTCAGATTCAAATGTGAACGGTTTGGGATTAAATTAAATATTATTCAACCAAGGGACACAATAGGCACATTTTGACTGGAAGGCATGGATGGGGCATGGATGAATCATGAGTCTGTGACCTAATTCTATTGTGCTGCAGTGAATGAGGGAGAAGGTGGTGGATGGTAGGAGAGCTATTCAAACACACCACCAGGCACACGAGAGAAAATACATTCTCATTTCAGCCACACATGACGACTCTCAGGAGGTGTGGACCCGATTGGAGTCTATATGATTTGTTTTCTGCATGCCGCCTTTTGAAGAATGCTTCAAATACTCAACCCAATTCCAAGGCATTTCCATCACCATGTATGCCTTCACGAAGACCAGAAGTGGTAGCTACATATAAAACAGTATTTTTATTACAATACCACAGAGAGTGGTTACATCCTCTCATCTAGTTCTGTCACCAAAATACCACAAATAACCCTGGTAACCCCTGGCTCCAGCAGTCCATTGTGCTACGGTCCCAGCCAGCCTACCACTCCCCCCTGCACTTGGTTTTAGTGGGTTTATTTCTGTCCCTGCCCAGGCCCTGTGGCAGACCTGCACCACTGGCCTGGCTCTTAAACCCGGATTAAGGCTTTTTATGTAATCTGACCTCTGGGAGATTGGAGAGAGACAGCTGGTTGCAGAACCCTTTCCTCCCTTATCTCAGAGACCTCCGGTGGCCTCCCACTCTCTCCGTTTGGCCTATCATACAACCTCTGgttctcgctctttctttctacAAAGGGTTGGTCAAAACAAGCATTGTGATTGGTTGAGATGTGTTCTAAGCCATACacaaaacaaacagtttagcaggGGTAAGCCTATGACGTAAAAATTGACATCTTGTTTTCTGTTCCAGCCAATTCATTAACTTGGTTTCCACTGCAAAAAGCATCTTGACATTTTTTCCCCCATGTTTCTAGCTTAACATTTGGGTTTTATAACAACAGGAGTTTGTCCAAACATCGCTGTCTGTCTcttgacatttgcaacattgtttcaatattgaaattcgatCTCCACTGTCCTATTAGGAATGAACGTGTCAGGACGGACATATTTTCTCAGCCAGTCGTAATCAAACATCGTTTTTATGGATACATACAAAGAAATTGAATGCAGCGACGTTGCTGTTATTCTAGCTGCACGGTTTGACGTGACTgtgttagccgtagttggctagcaagcaatggataagaacgttgccagccgtCATGGCAacggaacatttagaatgaacgacTTCACATTCTATATCCATAGATCTAGAACGGGGAatcttttctcagccagtcgaaatcatgaatcagtatCCTTTGTATggatataaataaaataaaaaggtcaAACAACATTAAATGGAGCTACTCATTTAGTTCTGGGTTCAGGGATTATGGCCTTCCCTGTCCCTATACTTTTATGATGTACAGGtggaggatcttaatttgatcaccattTTGTTGCTCAGAATTTTCCTGCACCACAGGAAATGCGGATGAGTTTCGTAATTTACATGAATTCACTGAAAACCAACACCAACGCACAGTTATATTAACactattgcacttttcatgtaggctacttttggccagctaatagcctaaccacggatcaagcaacattatggagtaaacattcaaatcctgttgctgcaggattctttTGCTGCGACAatataggtcaaattaagatcccagaGTAAAAGAGTGTCCTCCAGAGTTAAAGCACTGTCTGCCACTCACACAGTCTATAAAACTCTTCCTGTCTAAACAGAACTCGAATGGTATTCATGAGCAGGTTCATTCAAAGATGATATCCATCAATGTTATCCAGTGGTAGTTTGGTACCTCTGTTTCCAGTGGGCCTAATATTGAGTGGTCGTGTCTCATCCTTCTTGTCTTGCAggtgactggttggctggctgtgGCATCACACTCTCATTGGCCCTGGGACTCCTCTTCTACGTGACCACACCCCTTCCTTCACATCCAATCCCAACATGGAACCACCCAAGGTGCAGCAGCCAGGCGAAGGAGGCCTCAACGTCACCCTCACCATCAGGCTTCTGATGCACGGCAAGGTACAGTACACACCGCCTGGGTTCCAATACTCTCATATGGCTTACTTTCCTTATCTCCTTTCCTTCACGACCACCGTTGGCTCAATGGGCTGGATAGGTTACTGTATATCAAGTGTTTGTAGATCTGGTGGTTCTGAGGGACGAGGAGAGGTCGCTTTTCAAGGTTTTGGGGAGAGTCTCTGTCATGTGTTGAGTTGGACGTTGATGCTAACTGTTGTTGAACCTCTGTTTCTTTACAGGAGGTTGGAAGCATCATTGGAAAGGTAACTATCATGTTCATAAACACATCACAATCGTATGAATATTACAAAACTCTCCGATGTTTTAActgttgtctgtctgctgtctgtttcttgtctgtctgctgtctgtcttttcagaaaggagagacagtgaaGAAGATGCGTGAAGAGGTAAGTGCAGTATGTATCCCATAATGCACCTTACCCAGATTAAGAATGCATATTAAATGGATAGTATTCCATTTAGTACTTCATGATCTACTCTATTTCTCTGACGGTGTCTACTGTTTGACCCACAGAGCGGTGCACGCATCAACATCTCTGAGGGAAACTGCCCAGAGCGGATAGTTACCATCACCGGACCCACAGATGCCATCTTCAAGGCCTTCGCCATGATCGCATACAAGTTTGAAGAGGTATCTAGCATACATACATCTCCTCTTGGTCGTGGTTCATTTTACAACGGCTGTTTTTACAATTCTGTTACACCAGGTATTTTAATACAATACTATTATGCTGATATGATCTTTATGGTTTCTTCCCAGGATATAATCAACTCTATGAGCAACAGTCCAGCCACCAGCAAGCCTCCTGTCACCCTGCGTCTGGTTGTCCCAGCCAGCCAATGTGGCTCCCTCATAGGGAAAGGAGGCTCCAAAATCAAAGAaatgagagaggtaaagaagggcATAATTAgtgataaggattgattgaatttaCTTGACAATTTATTAGCTAGTTAATGATTAATTGGCAAAGAAATGCACATACAGCCATTACATTTAGCCATTACATTTTTATTAGTAGTT comes from Oncorhynchus nerka isolate Pitt River unplaced genomic scaffold, Oner_Uvic_2.0 unplaced_scaffold_3528, whole genome shotgun sequence and encodes:
- the LOC115119120 gene encoding poly(rC)-binding protein 3-like isoform X1, producing the protein MEPPKVQQPGEGGLNVTLTIRLLMHGKEVGSIIGKKGETVKKMREEVSASGARINISEGNCPERIVTITGPTDAIFKAFAMIAYKFEEDIINSMSNSPATSKPPVTLRLVVPASQCGSLIGKGGSKIKEMRESTGAQVQVAGDMLPNSTERAVTISGAPEAIIQCVKQICVVMLESPPKGATIPYRPKPASTPIIFSGGQVRADPLGASTANLSLLLQHQPLPVSVTSRFYHSPLHHCHCLC
- the LOC115119120 gene encoding poly(rC)-binding protein 3-like isoform X2, giving the protein MEPPKVQQPGEGGLNVTLTIRLLMHGKEVGSIIGKKGETVKKMREESGARINISEGNCPERIVTITGPTDAIFKAFAMIAYKFEEDIINSMSNSPATSKPPVTLRLVVPASQCGSLIGKGGSKIKEMRESTGAQVQVAGDMLPNSTERAVTISGAPEAIIQCVKQICVVMLESPPKGATIPYRPKPASTPIIFSGGQVRADPLGASTANLSLLLQHQPLPVSVTSRFYHSPLHHCHCLC